From Candidatus Aminicenantes bacterium, a single genomic window includes:
- a CDS encoding DUF5989 family protein yields MAKIGVLKELWDFIKHNKKFWLIPVIVILVLLGLLIFLSAGSPFAPFIYTLF; encoded by the coding sequence ATGGCTAAAATCGGCGTTTTGAAAGAACTATGGGATTTCATTAAACATAACAAGAAATTCTGGCTGATCCCGGTGATCGTCATCCTGGTCTTGCTCGGCTTATTGATCTTTCTTTCGGCGGGAAGTCCTTTCGCCCCGTTTATTTACACCCTTTTTTAA
- a CDS encoding radical SAM protein, translating into MNLKKYAVLAKNILKANLVRPDHPYKLTFAVTSKCNYRCQTCNIWQKPPQDELSTAEIERLFKKAPGFSWIDLTGGEVFLRKDFLEIVEIILTASPNLLLLHFPTNGYLTEIIVPAVRKIAQWKPEKLILTVSMDGDEAVNDQIRGIPGGWRRQIETFKQLREIPGVQTVLGMTVSALNVDQFEKTFQAAKNKYPPLSHDDFHVNIVHTSSHYFGNTGSDLVAGMEKAMAETVQNYIRTRTFPLNPVSFLEKQYLKRVNKFLQTKKTPIRCQALRSSCFLDASGGVYPCTVYDRCLGNLREWDYDLLALWDSEFSRSLQKEIWDFNCPQCWTPCEAYQSILGSLLRIDHGRKQ; encoded by the coding sequence GTGAATTTAAAAAAATACGCCGTTCTAGCGAAAAATATCCTGAAAGCCAACCTGGTGCGTCCGGACCACCCATACAAGCTCACTTTCGCGGTCACCAGCAAGTGCAACTACCGCTGCCAGACCTGCAATATCTGGCAGAAGCCCCCGCAAGACGAACTCTCCACGGCCGAGATCGAACGTCTTTTCAAAAAGGCTCCCGGTTTTTCCTGGATCGACTTGACCGGAGGAGAGGTTTTTTTGCGCAAGGATTTTCTGGAAATCGTCGAGATCATCCTTACTGCAAGCCCGAATCTCCTGCTCCTCCATTTCCCCACCAACGGCTATTTGACCGAGATCATCGTCCCCGCGGTCCGGAAAATCGCGCAGTGGAAGCCGGAAAAGCTTATCCTGACTGTCAGCATGGATGGCGACGAGGCGGTCAACGATCAAATCCGCGGGATTCCCGGCGGCTGGCGGAGGCAGATTGAAACCTTCAAACAATTACGCGAAATTCCAGGTGTCCAGACCGTCCTGGGCATGACCGTTTCCGCCTTAAATGTCGACCAGTTTGAAAAAACTTTTCAGGCCGCCAAGAATAAATACCCGCCCTTGAGCCATGATGATTTTCATGTGAACATCGTCCATACCTCCAGCCACTATTTCGGCAATACCGGCAGCGATTTGGTTGCCGGCATGGAAAAGGCCATGGCCGAGACGGTTCAGAACTACATACGTACAAGGACCTTTCCGCTGAACCCCGTCTCCTTTCTTGAAAAACAATATTTAAAAAGGGTGAACAAATTCCTGCAGACCAAGAAAACCCCCATCCGCTGCCAGGCCCTGCGTTCTTCGTGTTTTTTGGATGCCAGCGGCGGCGTTTACCCGTGCACGGTCTATGATCGCTGTCTGGGGAATCTTCGCGAATGGGACTATGATCTGTTGGCATTGTGGGATTCTGAATTTTCACGTAGCTTGCAAAAAGAGATCTGGGATTTCAACTGTCCCCAATGCTGGACCCCGTGCGAAGCCTATCAGAGCATATTGGGGTCGCTTTTGAGAATCGACCATGGCCGCAAACAATAA
- a CDS encoding glycosyltransferase family 39 protein has product MFLNIGMVSASTLFRPFDHGDPTSLKLFYLFARGIVAIFGLATILMLFFLGRRVYSRSIGLLAAFFLAFTVLHVRDSHFFSTDVPMTFFLVLILFLCSDIVDKKRLKSYFITGIVTGIAIATKQTVLLVIPVIFAAHLMSIWEGMGNSFSERWQILRSKQSLKKLVAGFGVATLVFLIAHPYVVMNPAAFLDMSGRTFEILKGATPPQWSFQFTGATVGYWFSNLFFYSMGPTLEILCLLGLLWAFLKRKWKNDGLILLFMAIYFFSLGFGYMKFIRYAIPLLPFLCLLGARLAMDLYEMAKTRIHRVIVTVGITVVASLSMFYTLAYLNIYKQDDVRIQASRWIHKNIPQGSTVVFNISYATPLFGEMFFHPQFYDSYTVGYGQDYFVKNDFYTLKALNFFTYASDSLNPPDKFRKYIRERLADADYIVMSDEQSEQFPFRAREYPAVVQFFRRLYAEKLGFSLVNTFSVRPSFLGKTVNDDRSELSFRLFDHPKIRVFKRTIPKKFELSIPSSQTF; this is encoded by the coding sequence ATGTTTCTCAATATCGGCATGGTTTCCGCTTCTACCCTGTTTCGCCCCTTTGACCATGGCGACCCGACCAGCCTGAAGCTTTTTTACCTGTTTGCCAGGGGAATTGTCGCCATATTCGGCCTGGCGACAATTTTAATGCTCTTTTTTCTCGGCCGGCGCGTCTATTCGCGAAGCATTGGCCTGTTGGCCGCATTTTTCCTGGCCTTCACTGTGCTTCATGTCAGGGATTCTCACTTTTTCTCTACCGACGTGCCGATGACATTTTTCCTGGTGCTGATCCTTTTCCTTTGCTCAGATATTGTGGATAAAAAAAGGCTGAAATCGTATTTCATCACCGGGATCGTGACCGGCATCGCCATCGCCACCAAGCAGACTGTCCTGCTGGTGATCCCGGTGATCTTTGCCGCCCACCTGATGTCTATCTGGGAGGGTATGGGAAATTCTTTTTCAGAGCGCTGGCAAATCCTGCGCTCAAAGCAATCTCTAAAAAAACTCGTTGCCGGCTTCGGCGTCGCTACCCTCGTCTTCCTTATCGCCCATCCCTACGTGGTCATGAACCCGGCCGCTTTCCTCGACATGTCGGGAAGGACCTTTGAAATTCTAAAGGGAGCCACTCCACCCCAGTGGTCCTTCCAATTTACCGGCGCTACCGTCGGCTACTGGTTTTCCAATCTGTTCTTTTACTCGATGGGCCCGACTCTTGAGATCCTTTGCCTCCTGGGTCTCCTGTGGGCTTTTTTAAAGAGAAAATGGAAGAACGATGGGCTCATTCTCCTGTTTATGGCAATCTATTTCTTCAGCCTCGGCTTCGGCTACATGAAGTTCATCCGCTATGCCATTCCCCTCTTGCCTTTTCTCTGCCTTCTGGGCGCGCGCTTGGCAATGGATCTCTATGAAATGGCCAAAACGAGAATTCACCGTGTCATCGTCACAGTCGGGATAACCGTAGTGGCTTCCCTGTCGATGTTTTATACACTGGCCTATTTGAACATTTACAAACAAGACGATGTCCGCATCCAGGCCTCCCGCTGGATTCATAAAAACATTCCGCAAGGATCGACCGTCGTGTTCAACATTTCCTATGCCACGCCGTTGTTCGGCGAGATGTTCTTCCATCCGCAGTTTTACGACAGTTATACAGTGGGCTACGGCCAGGATTACTTTGTAAAAAATGATTTTTATACGCTCAAGGCCTTGAATTTTTTTACTTATGCTTCCGATTCTCTCAACCCGCCCGACAAATTCAGGAAATACATCAGGGAGAGGCTTGCCGATGCCGACTACATCGTCATGAGCGACGAGCAATCGGAGCAGTTTCCTTTTAGGGCGCGCGAATATCCGGCCGTGGTCCAGTTCTTCCGCAGGCTTTATGCTGAAAAATTGGGTTTTAGCCTTGTCAATACCTTTTCTGTTCGGCCTTCGTTTTTAGGAAAAACCGTAAATGACGACCGCTCGGAATTGAGTTTCCGCCTCTTTGACCATCCCAAGATCAGGGTTTTTAAACGAACCATCCCCAAAAAATTTGAACTATCAATTCCCTCGTCCCAAACGTTTTAG